Proteins encoded in a region of the Populus alba chromosome 13, ASM523922v2, whole genome shotgun sequence genome:
- the LOC118054006 gene encoding nardilysin-like has translation MVALCVSRSDDVVIKSLNDKRLYRVIELENGLCALLVHDPEIYPDGVPDESGTVEYSENDVGEEEEEDDDDDDDDEEEEDDEEGEGEGEEEENSEGEEEKGKGGASSQTKKAAAAMCVAMGSFSDPAEAQGLAHFLEHMLFMGSEEFPDENEYDSYLSKHGGSSNAYTEAEHTCYHFEVKREFLKGALRRFSQFFVSPLMKSEAMEREVLAVDSEFNQVLQNDACRLQQLQCHTSGPGHPFNRFSWGNKKSLVDAMEKGLNLREHILKLYRDYYHGGLMKLVVIGGEPLDVLESWVTELFAKVRKGPQTKPKFQVEGPIWKAGLLYRLEAVKDVNILDLTWTLPCLHQEYLKKSEDYLAHLLGHEGKGSLHQLLKARGLATSLSAGVGDEGMHRSSLAYIFGMSIHLTDYGLEKIFDIIGFVYQYLKLLREVPPQQWIFKELQDIGNMEFRFAEEQPQDDYAAELAENLLVFPAENVIYCDYVYKIWDEKAIKRLLQFFTPENMRIDVVSKPSVKSQDLQCEPWFGSSYIEEAIPPSLIEIWRDPPEVDVSLHMPSKNEFVPSDFSIRADNLDHDPVNPSFPRCIIDEPLMKFWYKLDSTFKVPRANTYFRIYLKEGYASVKSFLMTELFILLLKDELNEIIYQASVAKLETSISLVSDKLELKVYGFNEKLPALLSKVLVIAKSFLPSDGRFKVIKEDLERNLKNANMKPLSHSSYLRLQVLCKSFYDVEEKQCVLSDLSLADLNAFIPELRSQLYIEALCHGNLFQEEAINLSNIIRNNLSVQPLPVNMRHEEHVICLPPSANLVRDVNVKNKSETNSVVELYFQIEPEVGLDSIKLKALADLFDEIVQEPLFNQLRTKEQLGYVVECSPRVTYRINGFCFVVQSSKYNPVYLLGRIENFINGLEELLGGLDDASFENYKSGLMAKLLEKDHSLQYETNRLWNQITDKRYMFDSSLKEAEKLKSIHKSDVINWFRTYLHQSSPKCRRLTIRLWGCNIDSKEVETRPDSEQVITDITAFKVSSEYYPSLC, from the exons atgGTGGCGCTTTGCGTTTCAAGGTCAGACGACGTCGTAATAAAGTCACTGAATGATAAGAGACTGTATAGAGTGATTGAACTAGAGAACGGACTCTGTGCTTTGCTCGTTCACGATCCGGAGATTTATCCAGATGGAGTTCCAGATGAATCTGGAACAGTAGAATATAGTGAAAACGATGTtggagaagaggaagaggaagacgatgacgatgacgatgatgacgaagaagaagaagacgacgaggagggggagggggagggggaggaggaggaaaatAGTGAAGGTGAGGAAGAGAAAGGAAAGGGAGGTGCTTCTTCGCAGACTAAGAAG GCAGCGGCAGCAATGTGTGTAGCAATGGGGAGCTTTTCTGATCCTGCTGAAGCCCAGGGTCTTGCTcattttctag AACACATGCTTTTCATGGGGAGTGAAGAGTTTCCAGATGAGAATGAG tATGATAGTTACTTGTCCAAGCACGGAGGCTCATCAAATGCATATACTGAAGCTGAGCATACCTGCTACCATTTTGAAGTCAAACGTGAATTTCTTAAGGGTGCTTTAAGAAG ATTTTCTCAGTTTTTTGTTTCACCCCTCATGAAATCTGAAGCTATGGAAAGAGAGGTACTTGCTGTAGATTCAG AATTTAACCAGGTTTTGCAAAACGATGCTTGCCGCCTTCAACAACTGCAATGCCATACATCTGGACCTGGTCATCCATTTAACAGATTTTCCTGGG GCAATAAGAAGAGCCTTGTTGATGCCATGGAGAAAGGGTTAAATTTGCGGGAgcacatattaaaattatatagagATTACTACCATGGTGGGCTAATGAAGCTGGTTGTCATTGGAGGAG AACCTCTGGATGTACTTGAGAGCTGGGTTACTGAATTGTTCGCTAAAGTCAGAAAAGGTCCTCAGACAAAGCCAAAATTTCAGGTGGAAGGTCCTATATGGAAAGCTGGTTTGCTTTATAGGTTAGAGGCTGTAAAAGATGTGAACATCCTCGATTTAACATGGACACTACCTTGTCTTCACCAAGAGTATCTGAAGAAATCTGAAGATTATTTAGCCCATCTGCTGGGGCATG AGGGAAAAGGAAGCTTGCATCAACTTCTCAAAGCAAGAGGATTGGCAACTTCCTTGTCTGCAGGAGTTGGGGATGAAGGAATGCATCGATCTTCTTTAGCTTACATCTTTGGCATGTCCATTCACTTGACTGACTATggcttagaaaag ATTTTTGACATCATTGGCTTTGTTTATCAATATCTTAAGCTGTTACGAGAAGTTCCACCTCAACAATGGATATTTAAGGAACTACAGGATATTGGAAACATGGAATTTAGATTTGCAGAAGAGCAACCTCAGGATGATTATGCTGCAGAACTTGCAG AAAATTTGCTTGTTTTCCCAGCAGAAAATGTTATATATTGTGACTATGTGTACAAGATTTGGGATGAGAAAGCTATAAAACGTTTACTGCAGTTCTTTACACCAGAAAACATGAGGATTGATGTGGTGTCCAAGCCATCTGTGAAGTCTCAAG ATCTCCAATGTGAGCCTTGGTTTGGATCATCTTATATTGAAGAAGCTATTCCGCCATCTTTGATAGAAATATGGAGGGACCCACCAGAAGTTGATGTTTCATTACATATGCCTTCAAAGAATGAGTTTGTTCCGAGTGACTTTTCAATTCGTGCTGATAACTTAGACCATGATCCCGTCAATCCATCCTTCCCAAGATGTATAATTGATGAACCATTAATGAAGTTTTGGTACAAGCTTGATAGCACTTTTAAAGTACCTCGGGCAAATACATATTTCCGCATATATCTGAAAGAGGGATATGCAAGCGTGAAGAGTTTTCTCATGACTGAACTGTTTATTCTCCTTCTCAAAGATGAGCTGAATGAGATAATTTATCAG GCCAGTGTAGCCAAGTTAGAAACATCCATATCTCTTGTAAGTGACAAGCTGGAGCTAAAGGTGTATGGTTTCAACGAGAAGCTCCCAGCTCTCTTATCTAAGGTTTTGGTGATAGCGAAATCTTTTTTGCCATCTGATGGTCGTTTCAAG GTTATTAAAGAGGATTTGGagcgaaatttaaaaaatgctaATATGAAGCCTCTAAGTCATTCATCATACTTGAGGCTTCAAGTTCTGTGTAAGAGCTTCTACGATGTCGAGGAGAAGCAATGTGTTCTAAGTGATCTGTCTCTTGCTGATTTAAATGCATTTATTCCTGAGCTTCGTTCACAG CTCTATATCGAGGCCCTTTGCCATGGCAATTTGTTTCAAGAAGAAGCAATCaacttatcaaatataattagaaataactTGTCTGTACAACCACTTCCAGTCAATATGAGGCATGAAGAGCATGTAATATGTCTTCCACCTAGTGCCAATCTTGTGAGAGATGTCAATGTGAAGAATAAATCAGAAACAAACTCTGTGGTCGAG CTTTATTTCCAAATTGAGCCAGAAGTGGGGCTGGACTCAATAAAATTGAAGGCCTTGGCAGATCTTTTTGATGAAATTGTGCAAGAACCACTTTTTAATCAGCTAAG GACAAAAGAGCAGCTTGGCTATGTTGTTGAATGTAGCCCGCGCGTGACCTACCGTATTAATGGGTTTTGTTTCGTAGTCCAATCTTCCAAGTACAACCCAGTTTACTTGCTAGGAAGGATTGAAAATTTCATAAATGGGCTTGAAGAGTTGTTA GGAGGACTTGATGATGCATCCTTTGAGAACTACAAAAGTGGGTTAATGGCTAAGCTACTGGAGAAAGATCATTCCCTCCAGTATGAAACCAATCGGCTGTGGAATCAAATAACCGATAAAAG GTATATGTTCGACTCCTCACTGAAAGAAGCAGAAAAGCTTAAAAGCATTCACAAGAGTGATGTCATCAACTGGTTCAGAACCTATTTGCACCAATCATCGCCGAAGTGTAGGAGACTCACGATTCGGCTTTGGGGTTGCAACATCGACTCGAAAGAAGTTGAAACTCGACCAGATTCTGAGCAGGTTATTACAGACATCACTGCATTTAAGGTATCATCCGAGTACTATCCGAGCCTTTGCTAA